From the Halorhabdus utahensis DSM 12940 genome, one window contains:
- a CDS encoding thiol-disulfide oxidoreductase DCC family protein — MEPTLVYDDDCGFCTRAAAFVARHGTVELVGFAELSPSLRERLPPEYRECAHLVTEDAVYSCGESIERALAETELVPAPLFGVFRSVPGYPSLREWGYRRIANNRGTIGRLLP, encoded by the coding sequence ATGGAACCGACACTCGTCTACGACGACGACTGTGGCTTCTGTACGCGCGCTGCAGCGTTCGTCGCCCGCCACGGCACCGTTGAACTCGTCGGCTTCGCCGAGCTGTCGCCGTCGCTTCGCGAGCGGCTCCCGCCGGAGTACCGCGAGTGTGCCCACCTCGTGACTGAGGACGCCGTCTACTCGTGTGGCGAATCGATCGAGCGCGCGCTGGCCGAAACCGAACTCGTCCCAGCCCCGCTGTTCGGCGTCTTCCGGTCGGTTCCAGGCTACCCGTCACTCAGGGAATGGGGATACCGCAGGATCGCGAACAACCGCGGGACGATCGGCCGGTTGTTGCCGTAG
- a CDS encoding aldo/keto reductase, with the protein MEHVTVAGTEVPAIGIGTWQMEPDIAYEAVSDALDVGYRHVDTAQLYENEAGVGRAIADADVDREDIFLTTKVNPRHRSVESIVDSVENSLAALDTDYVDLLLIHWPNPLADLETVMDGLNETVDREMTRHIGVSNFGKDRLDRARELSDAPILTDQVLFHPWWPQRELLAYCQREDVMLTAYSPLANGALLDDALLEEIGERYGKTGPQVAIRWATQHENVATIPMSTSQEHIAENLDVFDFKLTREDHDRVTRPSYLQTGKALFGGMLSG; encoded by the coding sequence ATGGAACACGTAACTGTCGCCGGCACCGAGGTCCCCGCCATCGGTATCGGTACCTGGCAAATGGAGCCTGACATCGCGTACGAGGCCGTCAGCGACGCCCTGGACGTCGGCTATCGACACGTCGATACCGCCCAGCTCTACGAGAACGAGGCGGGCGTCGGTCGAGCCATCGCCGACGCCGACGTCGATCGCGAGGACATCTTCCTCACGACGAAGGTCAATCCCCGCCACCGATCGGTCGAGTCGATCGTCGACAGCGTCGAGAACAGCCTCGCAGCGCTCGACACTGACTACGTGGATCTACTGCTGATCCACTGGCCGAACCCGCTGGCCGATCTGGAGACAGTGATGGACGGCCTGAACGAAACCGTCGATCGTGAGATGACGCGCCACATCGGCGTGAGCAACTTCGGGAAGGACCGACTCGATCGCGCGCGCGAACTCTCGGACGCCCCGATCCTGACCGACCAGGTGCTGTTTCACCCCTGGTGGCCACAACGGGAGTTGCTCGCCTACTGCCAGCGCGAGGACGTCATGCTGACGGCCTACAGCCCGCTGGCCAACGGCGCGTTGCTGGACGACGCGTTGCTCGAAGAGATCGGCGAGCGCTACGGCAAGACCGGCCCACAGGTCGCGATCCGGTGGGCGACCCAACACGAGAACGTCGCCACGATCCCGATGTCGACCTCCCAGGAGCACATCGCCGAGAACCTCGACGTCTTCGACTTCAAACTCACGCGCGAAGACCACGACCGCGTGACGCGGCCGTCGTACCTCCAGACCGGGAAGGCACTGTTCGGCGGGATGCTCAGCGGGTAA
- the mvk gene encoding mevalonate kinase, giving the protein MVTSSAPGKVYLFGEHAVVYGEPAVPCAIERRASVTATRRDDEALRVDAGDLTLDGFTVEYSGGTDGRPDVDVEQPLLEAAMGYVNEAVEQARDATGRPEAGFDVHIDSAIPLGAGLGSSAAVVVAAIDAATRELGVTLDSEEIADRAYQVEHAVQDGEASRADTFCSAMGGAVRVEGDDCRRLEAVPNLPFVIGYDGGSGDTGALVSGVRGLRAEYDFAADTVEAIGDVVRRGEDALAAADLDELGRLMDFNHGLLSALGVSSRSLDAMVWAARDADARGAKLTGAGGGGCIVALDDTDGTETALRYTPGCEDAFRAELDTEGVRVEER; this is encoded by the coding sequence ATGGTCACTTCGAGCGCCCCGGGCAAGGTATATCTCTTCGGCGAACACGCCGTGGTTTACGGCGAACCCGCCGTCCCCTGTGCGATCGAGCGCCGCGCGTCAGTGACGGCCACGCGCCGAGACGACGAAGCGCTCCGGGTCGACGCCGGCGATCTCACGCTTGACGGCTTTACGGTCGAGTACAGCGGCGGAACCGACGGCCGGCCGGACGTCGACGTCGAGCAACCGCTGTTGGAGGCGGCGATGGGCTACGTCAACGAGGCGGTCGAACAGGCTCGCGACGCGACCGGCCGACCCGAGGCTGGCTTCGATGTCCACATCGACAGTGCGATCCCGCTCGGCGCGGGGCTGGGATCGTCCGCGGCGGTGGTGGTCGCCGCGATCGACGCTGCGACCCGTGAGCTCGGCGTTACCCTGGACTCCGAGGAGATCGCCGACCGGGCCTATCAGGTCGAACACGCCGTCCAGGACGGGGAGGCCTCGCGGGCGGACACCTTCTGCTCGGCGATGGGCGGGGCCGTCCGCGTCGAGGGCGACGATTGCCGGCGACTCGAAGCCGTCCCAAACCTTCCCTTCGTGATCGGCTACGACGGGGGCTCGGGCGACACGGGCGCGCTCGTCTCTGGCGTCCGCGGGCTGCGGGCGGAGTACGACTTCGCGGCCGACACCGTCGAAGCAATCGGTGACGTGGTCCGTCGCGGCGAGGACGCGCTCGCCGCGGCCGACCTGGACGAGCTTGGCCGACTCATGGATTTCAACCACGGATTGCTGTCGGCACTCGGCGTCTCCTCGCGGTCGCTCGATGCGATGGTCTGGGCGGCCCGGGACGCCGATGCGCGCGGGGCGAAACTCACTGGCGCGGGTGGCGGCGGGTGTATCGTCGCCCTCGACGACACCGACGGGACCGAGACC
- a CDS encoding DUF5518 domain-containing protein, whose translation MAEGNTLVNAVIGAVATVVLTFLPFSPLLGGALAGYLQGGDESAAIRVGALSGLIAAIPLVFALTVVATIIPFLPAFGTAGSITALFGIFGIIVLTFALLYSVGLSALGGLLGQYVARETDI comes from the coding sequence ATGGCTGAAGGAAATACACTCGTCAACGCCGTCATCGGTGCCGTCGCCACCGTCGTCCTCACGTTTCTGCCGTTCTCACCCTTGCTCGGCGGGGCTCTCGCAGGCTACCTCCAGGGCGGTGACGAGTCGGCCGCCATCCGCGTCGGGGCATTGTCCGGACTTATCGCCGCGATCCCGCTGGTGTTCGCGCTGACGGTGGTGGCGACGATCATCCCGTTCCTGCCGGCGTTCGGGACGGCCGGCTCGATCACGGCGCTGTTTGGCATTTTCGGGATCATCGTGCTCACCTTCGCCCTGCTGTATAGCGTCGGTCTGAGTGCGCTGGGTGGACTCCTGGGCCAATACGTCGCCCGCGAGACCGACATCTGA